In Edaphobacter dinghuensis, a genomic segment contains:
- a CDS encoding ABC transporter ATP-binding protein, which yields MTATQPAISVQNIIKRYGDFEAVKGITFDVADGEIFGLLGPNGAGKSTLIRMMTTLIPVTSGKAIIAGHDVSRDSDAVRRMIGVIPQALTSDIDLTVEENLSIYAKLYDVPKARREQNINELLEAVDLTKWRNAQTKTLSGGMRRRLEIARGLVHNPRIFFLDEPTTGLDPVSRVAVWEMLNNLKNKHHLTMLITTHYMDEADRLCDRIAIVDHGKLVALDTPMALKANVPGTNVVEAQFTTESAEWPERLRQLEGVMSVEAQSAGMYRIMTSSGSLTTMQLVQMAASRGETIKSLSVQNTTLDDVFVHYTGRALRDEQVKAAGFVMPPRPGMQP from the coding sequence ATGACAGCCACTCAGCCAGCCATCTCCGTCCAAAACATCATCAAGCGCTACGGCGACTTCGAAGCCGTCAAAGGCATCACCTTCGACGTAGCCGACGGTGAGATCTTCGGCCTGCTCGGCCCCAACGGTGCGGGTAAGAGCACCCTCATCCGCATGATGACGACGCTCATCCCCGTCACCTCAGGCAAGGCCATCATCGCCGGCCACGACGTCTCCCGCGACTCCGACGCCGTCCGCCGCATGATCGGCGTCATCCCCCAGGCCCTCACCAGCGACATCGATCTCACCGTCGAAGAGAACCTCTCCATCTACGCCAAGCTCTACGATGTGCCCAAGGCCCGACGCGAGCAAAACATCAACGAGCTTCTCGAAGCCGTAGACCTCACCAAGTGGCGCAACGCGCAGACGAAAACGCTCTCCGGCGGAATGCGCCGCCGTCTCGAGATCGCTCGCGGCCTCGTCCACAATCCCCGCATCTTCTTCCTCGACGAGCCCACCACCGGCCTCGATCCCGTCTCTCGCGTCGCCGTGTGGGAGATGCTCAACAACCTCAAGAACAAGCATCACCTCACCATGCTCATCACCACCCACTACATGGACGAGGCCGACCGTCTCTGCGACCGTATCGCCATCGTCGATCACGGCAAGCTCGTAGCCCTCGACACTCCCATGGCGCTCAAAGCCAACGTCCCCGGCACCAACGTAGTCGAAGCCCAGTTCACCACCGAATCCGCTGAGTGGCCCGAGCGCCTACGCCAACTCGAAGGCGTCATGTCGGTTGAAGCACAAAGCGCAGGCATGTACCGCATCATGACCTCCAGCGGCTCCCTCACCACCATGCAGTTAGTGCAGATGGCCGCCAGCCGTGGCGAAACCATCAAGTCCCTCAGCGTACAGAACACCACCCTCGACGACGTCTTCGTCCACTACACCGGACGCGCACTTCGCGACGAACAAGTCAAAGCGGCCGGCTTCGTCATGCCGCCGCGCCCAGGGATGCAGCCATGA
- a CDS encoding HlyD family secretion protein — translation MNARNRILILMGILLVIGLFWYFFSTNRSSDLQLIGTVDANEVVVSSRIPGRIQKLTVDEGDTVTAGELIANIQSDDLAAARNAAEATALSQHYKLQESQDTQHQTQGSTTSQVANAEAQLQVANAALLQAQANYEHQQADSNRTIALAKQGVMSQQSSDEAITSLRADQAAVDSAKQSVAAANASLKLAVANTIQAQAAAKTVASTRSDVQNAKALLDQAQVELNYANVLAPISGRINVRAARQGEVVAAGTPIVTITDLTQTWVYAPLPETEADSVKLGDSLRVVMPSGETIQGKVINKSAEADFATQRDVSRRKRDIKTIELKLLIPNPGMKYTLGMTAEVYVPKDKLVNQ, via the coding sequence ATGAACGCCCGCAATCGAATCCTCATCCTGATGGGCATCCTGCTAGTCATTGGGCTCTTCTGGTACTTCTTTTCGACCAATCGATCGAGCGATCTCCAGCTCATCGGCACCGTCGACGCCAACGAAGTCGTCGTCAGCTCCCGCATCCCCGGCCGCATCCAGAAGCTCACCGTCGATGAAGGCGACACCGTCACCGCTGGCGAGCTCATCGCCAACATTCAGAGCGACGATCTCGCCGCCGCCCGCAACGCCGCCGAAGCAACCGCCCTCAGCCAGCACTACAAGCTGCAGGAGTCGCAGGACACGCAGCACCAGACGCAAGGCAGCACCACCAGTCAGGTAGCGAATGCCGAAGCCCAGTTGCAAGTGGCCAACGCCGCGCTTCTGCAGGCGCAAGCCAACTACGAGCATCAACAGGCCGACAGCAATCGCACCATCGCCCTCGCCAAACAAGGCGTCATGAGCCAGCAATCGAGCGACGAGGCCATCACGTCTCTCCGCGCAGATCAGGCAGCTGTAGATTCGGCAAAACAAAGCGTAGCCGCAGCCAACGCATCTCTCAAGCTAGCCGTAGCCAACACCATTCAGGCACAGGCCGCAGCCAAAACCGTAGCCTCCACCCGCAGCGACGTGCAGAATGCGAAGGCCCTGCTCGATCAGGCACAGGTCGAGCTGAACTACGCCAACGTCCTCGCTCCCATCTCTGGCAGGATCAACGTACGCGCCGCCCGGCAAGGCGAAGTCGTCGCTGCCGGAACCCCCATCGTCACCATCACCGACCTCACCCAGACATGGGTCTACGCTCCCCTTCCCGAGACCGAAGCCGACTCCGTAAAGCTCGGCGACAGCCTCCGCGTCGTCATGCCCAGCGGCGAAACCATTCAAGGCAAAGTCATCAACAAATCCGCAGAGGCCGACTTCGCCACTCAGCGCGACGTCAGCCGCCGCAAGCGCGACATCAAGACCATCGAACTCAAGCTCCTCATCCCCAATCCCGGCATGAAGTACACCCTCGGCATGACCGCCGAGGTCTACGTCCCCAAAGACAAGCTGGTAAATCAATGA
- a CDS encoding ABC transporter permease, protein MNRMMAIVEREMRKFFRSPALMMVSMTLPLVQLLILGHAFGGKIRNARMGVVDYDHGSQALKIHEAFDAIAANIATFTTVPYDNEVQAREDVRTGKIDGAVIIPKQYSRRVLAGDSPAIGLVVDNTDQTMSGALEAEMQSLVDSLNAPIIQPLVVQSIALKIVELYPYVEYMKYLLAGSISLAMYVAVMIGGGMLYIDDKARGVHEGYLVTPITRLELVMGLNLAGSIKAILSGICLTVIGSLFAGIGAIFNPIALVQLALLIVATSVAFNGMMFLMMVRVEDPLVPRAMFGVLNTLLFFPSGAISPVSGLPPWLRAIANIDPFTYAVHGFKAILLKDGGFTAIYPDILFLFAFGIAALLIATPLFKRTL, encoded by the coding sequence ATGAATCGAATGATGGCAATCGTCGAACGCGAGATGCGAAAGTTCTTCCGCTCGCCCGCACTCATGATGGTCTCCATGACCCTCCCTCTGGTGCAGTTGCTCATCCTCGGCCACGCCTTCGGCGGCAAGATCCGCAACGCCCGCATGGGCGTGGTCGACTACGACCACGGCTCTCAGGCTCTCAAAATTCACGAGGCCTTCGACGCCATCGCCGCCAACATCGCCACCTTCACCACCGTCCCCTACGACAACGAGGTGCAGGCCCGCGAAGACGTCCGCACCGGCAAGATCGACGGCGCCGTCATCATCCCCAAACAGTACTCCCGCCGCGTCCTCGCAGGCGACTCTCCCGCCATCGGCCTCGTCGTCGATAACACCGACCAGACCATGAGCGGCGCTCTCGAAGCTGAGATGCAGTCCCTCGTCGACTCCCTCAACGCTCCCATCATCCAACCGCTCGTCGTCCAGAGCATCGCCCTCAAGATCGTCGAGCTCTACCCCTACGTCGAGTACATGAAGTACCTCCTCGCCGGTTCTATCTCGCTCGCCATGTATGTCGCCGTCATGATCGGCGGCGGCATGCTCTACATCGACGACAAAGCCCGCGGCGTCCACGAGGGCTACCTCGTCACTCCCATCACGCGCCTCGAACTGGTCATGGGCCTCAACCTCGCAGGTTCCATCAAGGCCATCCTCTCCGGCATCTGCCTCACCGTCATCGGCTCGCTCTTCGCAGGCATCGGAGCCATCTTCAATCCCATAGCCCTCGTCCAGCTCGCACTCCTCATCGTCGCAACCTCAGTCGCCTTCAACGGCATGATGTTCCTGATGATGGTGCGCGTAGAAGACCCACTCGTCCCCCGCGCCATGTTCGGCGTTCTCAACACGCTCCTCTTCTTCCCCAGCGGAGCTATCTCACCCGTCTCCGGCCTTCCGCCGTGGCTGCGCGCCATCGCCAACATCGATCCCTTCACCTACGCCGTCCACGGCTTCAAAGCCATCCTGCTCAAAGACGGAGGCTTCACCGCCATCTATCCCGACATCCTCTTCCTCTTCGCCTTCGGAATAGCAGCACTCCTCATCGCAACGCCGCTATTCAAACGCACCCTCTAA
- a CDS encoding TetR/AcrR family transcriptional regulator — protein MASKKPISPAADPTDKSREKILRAALHEFSVHGLAGARTDTIAESANVNKALLYYYFKNKESLYAAAFEEVLNLVMQNTLAVLESKCSPGEQILRLALNHFDRILTQHEFQSLMQQEMVRFHHGKSSSIPMLASKAFTPLLKKIQNAVESGIRSGELCKIDWMQVMYSTYGSNVFYFMSAPMMRLSVPFEPFDPATIEFRRNACVKFLGNAIFVDRTHGAKLARRLLADMPMPPIDNPPVWRKFLEKKI, from the coding sequence ATGGCCTCAAAAAAGCCCATCTCGCCCGCCGCAGACCCCACCGACAAAAGTCGTGAGAAAATCCTCCGCGCCGCCCTCCATGAGTTCAGTGTCCACGGCCTCGCCGGAGCACGCACCGATACCATCGCCGAATCGGCAAATGTTAACAAGGCTCTGCTCTACTACTACTTCAAGAACAAAGAGTCGCTCTACGCCGCGGCCTTTGAAGAAGTACTCAATCTTGTTATGCAGAACACCCTCGCCGTGCTCGAGTCCAAATGCTCGCCCGGCGAGCAGATTCTGCGCCTGGCTCTCAATCACTTCGACCGCATCCTGACCCAGCACGAGTTCCAAAGCCTTATGCAGCAGGAGATGGTGCGCTTCCACCACGGCAAATCCTCGTCGATTCCAATGCTCGCCAGCAAAGCCTTTACGCCGCTCCTCAAAAAAATACAAAATGCCGTCGAGAGTGGCATTCGTTCCGGCGAGCTATGCAAGATCGACTGGATGCAGGTCATGTATTCCACCTACGGCTCCAATGTCTTCTATTTCATGAGCGCGCCCATGATGCGCCTCTCGGTCCCTTTCGAACCCTTCGATCCCGCAACCATCGAGTTTCGGCGTAACGCCTGTGTAAAGTTTCTCGGCAATGCTATCTTCGTCGACCGCACACACGGAGCAAAGCTCGCCCGTCGCCTCCTCGCCGACATGCCAATGCCCCCAATCGACAATCCACCCGTCTGGAGAAAATTCCTGGAGAAGAAAATATGA